The Zingiber officinale cultivar Zhangliang chromosome 2A, Zo_v1.1, whole genome shotgun sequence genomic sequence GTAAATTAaccttaattaattagttaatataaaattattttttaggaaattcaaaattattttttttttatatttaattaattattttttgccCTTTTTCTTGAGTAAATAAAGCATCAATCTCTGGAGCAAAATGTAAAATGCTATCTTTGCAGAGATTGGATGAAAATATAATTTACCAAAATATGGGCGGTGAAGTGAAAAATAGTATTTCCAGGGATGCGTAAATACTATTGGTCCTCTTCTCCGTCTCGCCTCCGGACGAATCAATGTCCGCCGCCGCTCCCGTTGCGTCCGCTCCGGCGTGTCCCTTTCTCATTCCGACACAACTCGGCCGCCGCGCGCCTATTGGATTGCAGGCTCCGGGCCAAACCCACCGTGTCCACCGGCTACGGGTGCAGCACTCTGCCCTCCCCTGCCGCCTACTCCGCCTTCACCGCCCTAATTCCCGCATCTTCCTTCTTTCCTGCGCCGCGGGTGATGCTGCTGCCTCCGAGTCACTTCCTGGTTCTTCCTCGCCTCAGGTAGGCTCCGCGTTCGTCTTCACGAGCTCAGTCGGTCGTTCTTATCATCTGTATAACCTACCTCGTACTTGCAAATAGATTTATTGAGTAAGAAGACGATTGA encodes the following:
- the LOC122042171 gene encoding uncharacterized protein LOC122042171 isoform X2; protein product: MSAAAPVASAPACPFLIPTQLGRRAPIGLQAPGQTHRVHRLRVQHSALPCRLLRLHRPNSRIFLLSCAAGDAAASESLPGSSSPQVLLRNRHSYIINPQNFSPNVLCFHLWCTTLSFILLTTLSVFIFIEVIHNLHPDHLQSLHL
- the LOC122042171 gene encoding DNL-type zinc finger protein-like isoform X1 gives rise to the protein MSAAAPVASAPACPFLIPTQLGRRAPIGLQAPGQTHRVHRLRVQHSALPCRLLRLHRPNSRIFLLSCAAGDAAASESLPGSSSPQEIKLPRRNLLVEFTCDSCGERTRRLINRVAYEKGTIFLQCGGCLVYHKFVDNLGLVVEYDMREDSGSDSDQ